In Hymenobacter volaticus, the genomic window TATGTGGCGTTTCGGCCACTGGCGGCGGCGCTCTACAAACAGATGCAGGGTACTGGGCTGGCAGGGTGGGGACTGGTAGGTAATTTCAACTTCGGCCTGAACGGGCCCACTGAATACCCTAATGCGTTAGTGGAAACAGCTTTCGTATCCAACCCAGCCGATGAGCAGCGCCTCACAAACCCAGCTTTTCAACAGCAAATGGCGCAGGCCATGACGCGCGGGCTTAAGGTCTTTCTGAAGCAAACTCGTGCAAAAGGCCCAAAGGGTTGGCTACTAAAACAAGCTGCCTTGGAAGACAAATAATGCCCTCGGAAGCTGCAATAAGGGTAGGTACACGAAACAAAGGAAAGCAAGTGTATTAGACTATAGGTTTTTAGCAAAAAATAGTTGGACGTTTAAAAGTATTCGGCGTAAAAGCCGATATCTTCCTCATTCTCAGTTCAGGTAAACACTTCTGAATTGCCTCTGAGAAGAGCCGTTCCTACTATCTCTCATCAAACCCACCGCTTCGCATGGCAGAATCTTCTTTACTGGACCGTAGCCGCACTGTGGCTGGCCCGGGGTACAACCGCTGGTTGGTACCACCTGCTGCACTTGCTATTCACTTGGCCATTGGACAAGCATACGCATTCAGCGTGTTCAAAAAGCCGCTCGGCGCCCTTGTTAGTGGCAACCCGGATGCACCTGCACCTACCGACTGGACCCCTGGCCAACTCGGTGTTATCTTCTCTATTGCTATTGTCTTGCTCGGGTTATCAGCAGCGGTTTTTGGGAAATGGTTGGAGCGAGTAGGTCCGCGCAAAGCCATGATGGCGGCGGCACTATGCTTCGGCGGCGGATTCTTTATTGCTGCGCTAGGCGTGCACTTACACAGCATTTGG contains:
- a CDS encoding MFS transporter codes for the protein MAESSLLDRSRTVAGPGYNRWLVPPAALAIHLAIGQAYAFSVFKKPLGALVSGNPDAPAPTDWTPGQLGVIFSIAIVLLGLSAAVFGKWLERVGPRKAMMAAALCFGGGFFIAALGVHLHSIWLVYFGYGFVGGIGLGIGYISPVSTLIKWFPDRRGVATGMAIMGFGGGAMIGSPLAVALMDRFKDTAPKE